A stretch of the Bacillus licheniformis DSM 13 = ATCC 14580 genome encodes the following:
- a CDS encoding BMP family ABC transporter substrate-binding protein, with protein sequence MVYRLVAIFFILLALSGCGQSPLKGKIEKVGLLVPDTINDQVWGTKGYKGLLRIQSVYNVDVYYKEGIDNDAAIKMAVEDFHKKGVNLIYGHGSEYEKAFNEICKDYPDIHFVLMNSKADHQNVTSISLEGEAMGFFGGMTAAHQSKTKKIGVLATYKWQPEVEGFSEGAKYLDPDIEVMTEYVGQWDDSENAVKLYEKMKKAGADVVYPAGDGYNVPVIEQIKKDGLYAIGYVSDQSELGENVVLTSTIQHVDDAYELTADEFNKGTLKGGKRSFDIQDGVIEMGEFSPVVDQSFQEKMNRLIDEYKKTNKLPNEH encoded by the coding sequence ATGGTGTACAGGCTTGTCGCGATTTTTTTCATTCTCCTGGCGCTAAGCGGCTGCGGACAATCGCCGCTGAAAGGGAAAATTGAAAAAGTCGGTTTGCTTGTCCCTGATACGATAAATGACCAAGTATGGGGAACCAAAGGATATAAAGGATTATTAAGAATACAATCCGTCTACAATGTCGACGTCTATTATAAAGAGGGAATCGATAATGACGCTGCCATTAAAATGGCTGTAGAAGATTTTCACAAAAAAGGCGTCAACCTCATCTACGGGCACGGAAGCGAATATGAAAAAGCCTTTAATGAGATATGCAAAGATTATCCTGATATTCATTTTGTTTTAATGAACTCGAAAGCCGACCACCAAAATGTGACAAGCATATCGCTTGAAGGAGAAGCGATGGGGTTCTTCGGCGGAATGACGGCGGCCCATCAGTCAAAAACAAAGAAAATCGGCGTGCTCGCAACGTATAAATGGCAGCCTGAAGTAGAAGGATTTTCCGAAGGGGCTAAATACCTCGATCCGGACATTGAGGTGATGACAGAATATGTCGGCCAGTGGGACGACAGCGAAAATGCCGTCAAACTGTATGAAAAAATGAAGAAGGCAGGCGCGGATGTTGTGTATCCGGCCGGAGACGGGTATAATGTCCCTGTCATTGAACAAATCAAAAAGGACGGGCTGTACGCTATCGGCTATGTAAGCGACCAGTCGGAATTGGGTGAGAATGTCGTTTTGACAAGCACTATACAGCATGTAGATGACGCTTATGAACTCACCGCCGACGAGTTTAATAAAGGAACGCTTAAAGGCGGCAAGCGCTCATTTGACATTCAAGACGGCGTCATCGAAATGGGAGAATTCAGCCCTGTTGTCGATCAGTCATTTCAAGAAAAGATGAATCGGCTGATTGACGAATACAAAAAAACAAACAAACTGCCAAACGAACATTGA
- a CDS encoding ComZ family protein gives MHEKSMEFLQIAMKYVPEAKAEMEKAGIELSPEMLEPFMNLFTKVMAEAYELGKAEAGSDA, from the coding sequence ATGCACGAAAAATCAATGGAATTTTTGCAAATTGCCATGAAGTACGTTCCGGAAGCGAAAGCAGAGATGGAGAAAGCGGGAATCGAACTTTCCCCGGAAATGCTTGAGCCATTCATGAACTTGTTTACGAAAGTGATGGCCGAGGCTTACGAGCTCGGTAAAGCGGAAGCCGGTTCAGACGCCTGA